In Theileria equi strain WA chromosome 3, complete sequence, the genomic window GGAATGTGCATTGCCTGAAAAAGTTTCAAGATGCAGACAGAGGAGATGATCGATTGAACGTTGATTTACCTACATTATCGGAATCACACATCAAAGATCTTTCAACTAATGATATTAGCAATCTATTCAAAGAAATTCCACATGTAGATCATGTAGTTTTATTTTATATAACCTTGAATAGTAACTGCAGGTAAGATTAAATGTTTGCCTAAATGCCATATTATCACAGGAATTTTATGAATATTTACAATACATTAGCTCAGCAATGCGGATCTGAAAACAAAGCTATTAATTTTGTCAAATTTAATTGTCAGGGTGCAACCAAAAAATTTGAGCTCTGCCATGAATATAACATAAAGACTGTACCAACGGTTGCCTACATTTCAAGCCATATCATCCAAAGGAATTACATGCCTGTTAAATCACTACTTAGACGGGTATTGAAATATCTCCTTTTCACAAGCCGATCTGATGACATAAGTCTGCCGAATGCAACATGGTTCGTGTTTCTCACTCACATTCATCCACTCTATAGCTACAAGGGAGACTTGTTCGTCTATGAAGAACTCAGAGATTGGGTCTCAATAATGTATAATCTTTCATACataaatcgcaaaatgAGGAGCATGACAAGTTTAAGACAAATAATattttatctttggagTAAAGTGACGCAATTTTTTTAAGATAATACATAAAGTCATTATTAATCACTTATACAATATTCCTAGATTTATCATACTTATAAAAGATAGAGAAGCCAAAACAATGGCGACTCCCCTATATGTTTGAAACAGCGTGATCATTTCGCAAATCCAGTTGCAGATAGTAACCGTTTCGAATGAAATATGACGTGTAGTAGGTGTATATTCTTTTATTTCACAAAAGAATCTTGAATTATATATAGGGAATTGAACCATTATCGTATGAAAAATCTGAGCAATCCAAGACACAAAATTAACGAAACCAAGAACAGGGACGAGAAACCGTTGTTGTTTTATTAGCAAAAGTAATCCAACAACTGCATCTACAAAACTAACAACCACAACATATAATCCCGAATAAATAAACGACTTTATTGTTTGCAGTGTTTGCTTGTGTATATTCCTggtgaatataaaatatgataAGTGCATATTTGCATCAAAATCCGTTTCACTTAATTTAAATAAACTCAAAACTTTATCATCTATACCTGTAGGTGAACTTAATCGTGTTACCGTTTTTGACACGCGATAGTTTATCATATCACTATAGTTATTAATGGGACTTAAATTGTATTTATACCGTAGTTGTTTATAAAGTgtttttataccatctttgGATACGTTGTTAATCACATTTTCTGAGTTGTCCAATATATTAGGGTTTTGTGCTATATTAATATACTTCTTTAGATTGAATGTTATAATTATAAATCCAAGAATAATTATGGA contains:
- a CDS encoding hypothetical protein (encoded by transcript BEWA_005210A), which produces MIPLIYFISTLSIATYIGRNVHCLKKFQDADRGDDRLNVDLPTLSESHIKDLSTNDISNLFKEIPHVDHVVLFYITLNSNCRNFMNIYNTLAQQCGSENKAINFVKFNCQGATKKFELCHEYNIKTVPTVAYISSHIIQRNYMPVKSLLRRVLKYLLFTSRSDDISLPNATCYKGDLFVYEELRDWVSIMYNLSYINRKMRSMTSLRQIIFYLWSKVTQFF